TGTGGAAGTTAACGCCGCTCCAGGTTTTCGTATGCATGTGGCCCCCAGCCAGGGTCTGCCCCGTAACGTGGCCGCACCAGTATTGGATATGCTCTTTCCCTCCGGTACCCCCAGCCGCATTCCCATTTTGGCCGTGACGGGGACTAATGGTAAAACCACCACCACCCGCCTCTTGGCTCACATTTATCGGCAAACGGGCAAAACGGTGGGTTACACCAGCACCGATGCCATTTATATCAACGAATACTGCGTGGAAAAAGGCGATAATACGGGGCCCCAGAGTGCCGCAGTAATTTTGCGGGATCCTACGGTGGAGGTGGCAGTGTTAGAAACGGCCCGGGGAGGCATTTTACGGGCAGGTCTTGCTTTTGATACCTGTGACGTGGGGGTAGTGCTCAACGTGGCGGCGGATCACCTCGGTTTGGGAGACATCGACACCATCGAACAAATGGCCAAAGTTAAGTCCGTCATTGCAGAGGTGGTGGACCCCAGTGGTTATGCGGTGCTCAATGCGGATGATCCTTTAGTAGCGGCTATGGCAGACAAAGTGAAAGCCAAAGTGGCCTATTTCTCCATGAACCCCGATAATCCTGTTATCCAAAACCACATACGGCGGAATGGCATTGCGGCGGTGTATGAGTCTGGTTATGTGTCCATTTTGGAAGGCTCTTGGACTCTGCGGGTGGAAGAGGCCACATTGATTCCCATGACCATGGGGGGGATGGCACCGTTTATGATTGCCAATGCCCTGGCAGCCTGTCTGGCGGCTTTTGTTAATGGCTTAGATGTTGAAGTTATTCGCCAAGGAGTAAGGACTTTCACCACCTCAGCGGAACAGACCCCTGGAAGGATGAATTTGTTCAATCTGGGTCGGTACCATGCACTGGTGGATTACGCCCATAACCCGGCGGGCTATCGGGCCGTGGGGGATTTTGTCAAAAACTGGCACGGTCAACGCTTTGGTGTGGTGGGAGGCCCTGGCGATCGCCGAGATAGTGATCTAATTGAACTGGGACAAATTGCGGCCCAGGTATTTGACCGGATCATTGTCAAAGAAGATGATGATAAACGGGGCCGGAGTGGGGGAGAAACAGCGGATTTAATTGTTAAAGGCATTTTGCAGGAGAATCCCGGCGCGGCCTATGAGGTAATTTTGGACGAAACTGTAGCGTTGAATAAGGCTTTAGATCAGGTAGAGGAAAAGGGTTTGGTGGTAGTGTTCCCCGAAAGTGTGAGCAAAGCCATTGAGTTAATTAAAGCCCGTAAACCCATTGGTTAAAGGTTTTCTTCCCCCTTGCTGGAGTCATTGCTATGGACACCACCTACCAAAAAAGTAACCTTGCCTGGGAATTGCAACAGTTAACCCAAAATGGACGGGAATGGCTGGCTTGGCAGACCGATCGCCTGTGGCAGGGAGTGCCGCCGATACCAGGGCTGGACATTCCCAATTGGGAGTGGTGGGAAGAGTTAATTTTCCACGGCTTACTCTGGTTAATTATTGCCTTGGTGATCGCCGCTATTTGGTTTAACCGCAAAACTTGGCAGAGATATTGGCAGAATCTGAGCAACGTTGATCTCAATCCCCATTTTTCGCCCCCAAATCCCGGAGTTAACCATTGGCTCAAAGCTGCTCAGCAGGCCGCCCGCCAAGGAGATTATTACCAAGCCTGCCGATATTTGTACTTGGCCACGTTGCAAATGTTGCAGGAGCAAAGAGGTTTAGAACCGACACCGGGGAGAACTGACCGGGAATATCAACAGTTAACGGAACAATTTCCCCAGGCCGGCGCCTACGACACCATTTTCACCGTCCATCAGGAACTCTGTTTTGGCCAGCAACAGGCTTCCCTAGAGTTATTTGAAGATTGCCAAGGGGCGATCGCATCTTTGGAACGGGCTCCGAAAACAAGGACGGATCAGCGAAAATTTGCTGGGTCTTGATCCCGGCGGTGGCGCACTGGAATGGGTTCTCCTTCGCTGTCCCCCACTAAACTGGCGGTGGTTTCCAAAGCTTGACGAAGATGTTTAGCTGCATAAATGGACATATCCCTGGGCACATTAATCCGATCCCGCAGATAACGCAATGCTTGGTCTGTACCCTGGGGTGCCGCACATTTTTCCCCCGTGGCCAGTAGGGTCAACGCACAGCGCAGAGCTTGATCAAACTTTTCCCCCTGGTTATGGGCATTGACCTTAATAATATTTTCGTGGTGTTTCACCACCCTGGCGATCGCCTCTTGCTTAACATTTTCCGGTTCCGGGCAGGTGGCATCGGGTAAACCAAACCAAGGGCCGTTGTCCACCCGCTGTTGATTCTGCTGGGCCTGGACACTACCGTTGGAGTAACAACCACCCATTTGGGGCGGCAAATCATGGGCATGGGTATGGAAATCACTCTGGGTACCCCTATAGGTCATCCGGGTTTCCAGCGCCGCAAACCAGTCTTTTAAGCGGGGATTATCCTCCCTTAGGGAATAACCTTTGTAATAAAACAAGCTCGCATTCATGCGCTCCACGTAGGGAACAAAAACGATGTCAGCAGTGCTAAATTCTGGTAAGAAATACGGGCCAGGTAATTTTTCCAATGCTTTTTCCACTTGATTCACCACCTGTTGAAACTGTTGTTGATTCCGTTGATCAGCACCGGGAAACATGGCAGGGTAGCAGAGCCAATTACACCAGGCTCGAAACAGTAACCTTTCTAGTTTTCTAAGGGGTAATACCAATGGATCTTCCATCGCCCAAAGCAATGGTCCAAAAGCTTTTTCTAAGGCTATTAAAATATCATCGCTTTCAGTGTAAAATCTACCATCCAGTTCCAAGGCAGGCAACATTCCCGATGGCACTAATTTTTTATACCAATCCTCCTTTTCCCCATAGCAAAACATGGTCACCTTTTTGATTCGGTAAGGAATTTGCTTTTCTTCTAACCATAACCAAACTTTTTGACAATAGGGGCACCAGGCATGGTTATCGCGATAAAGAGTAACTTGTAAAGACTCCTTTGATTGTCCAAATAATCTCAGAGTTGCCTGGGCATTGGTGGGACCATTAACCGTATCCACCTGATAGTCGGATAGTTCAGCTAAAGCTTGCCAAGAAAGGGGAGTAATCATAAAAATTATTATCTTAATAATGGTGGAACAAAATAAGAAATTTGGGAGAAATATTTTGTGTTTTAACTATAGCAAAAAGTGAGTTATTCGAGACACTTTCAACTTCAAAACGTTTATTCCGAGAAGGTTTCAGTGACTGTTGGTTCTAACCGTCTCGATCTTCGCTATAGTTTCTAATTCAACCAAAATGATCGGAGTGGTTCTAGGACAGCGTTCACATCTTTAATTCTAACTATTAGTATGATCAAAAAATCAGCCAAGTAATGAAATCGGGCTCTTTTCGCGAAATTGTATTATTTTTACGACTGGTAGGTTTTGATGTAAGGTGAAGCGAAAGCATCGGTAGCAACAATATGAAGCAAATTATTCCCGCACTGATTACTTTATCTTTTTCTCCAATGGCGATCGCCGCTTTGCCCCCTCAATATCA
The genomic region above belongs to Synechocystis sp. PCC 6803 substr. PCC-P and contains:
- a CDS encoding DUF4129 domain-containing protein, which produces MDTTYQKSNLAWELQQLTQNGREWLAWQTDRLWQGVPPIPGLDIPNWEWWEELIFHGLLWLIIALVIAAIWFNRKTWQRYWQNLSNVDLNPHFSPPNPGVNHWLKAAQQAARQGDYYQACRYLYLATLQMLQEQRGLEPTPGRTDREYQQLTEQFPQAGAYDTIFTVHQELCFGQQQASLELFEDCQGAIASLERAPKTRTDQRKFAGS
- a CDS encoding glutathione S-transferase family protein: MITPLSWQALAELSDYQVDTVNGPTNAQATLRLFGQSKESLQVTLYRDNHAWCPYCQKVWLWLEEKQIPYRIKKVTMFCYGEKEDWYKKLVPSGMLPALELDGRFYTESDDILIALEKAFGPLLWAMEDPLVLPLRKLERLLFRAWCNWLCYPAMFPGADQRNQQQFQQVVNQVEKALEKLPGPYFLPEFSTADIVFVPYVERMNASLFYYKGYSLREDNPRLKDWFAALETRMTYRGTQSDFHTHAHDLPPQMGGCYSNGSVQAQQNQQRVDNGPWFGLPDATCPEPENVKQEAIARVVKHHENIIKVNAHNQGEKFDQALRCALTLLATGEKCAAPQGTDQALRYLRDRINVPRDMSIYAAKHLRQALETTASLVGDSEGEPIPVRHRRDQDPANFR